From Acidimicrobiia bacterium, a single genomic window includes:
- a CDS encoding DNA-directed RNA polymerase subunit alpha: MLIVQRPQIEEEPVSEVRSRFIVEPLEPGFGYTLGNTLRRTLLSRIPGAAITSVRIDGVQHEFSTIDGVVEDVVDFILNLKQVVLRMDVDEPQTLYLSARGKTEATAAALKAPAGVEVVNGDLHLASLSSNGKLEVELTAERGVGYRSAERNKRSDTIGVMPIDSIFSPVRRVAYKVDSTQVGQMTNFDKLILDVETDGSLSPSEAVSSAGKTLRELLGLFADIDEGVGLELGDVVAAESSSPDLDLPIEALDLSERPRNCLRRAQIHTVGELVLKTEDDLLNITNFGQKSLEEVTAKLDELGLSLRSAIDTDPIGVE; encoded by the coding sequence GTGCTCATCGTTCAGCGACCCCAAATCGAAGAGGAGCCAGTCTCCGAAGTCCGGTCTCGATTCATCGTCGAGCCGCTCGAGCCCGGCTTCGGCTACACGCTCGGGAACACGTTGCGCAGGACCCTTCTGTCGCGGATCCCAGGCGCCGCCATCACGTCGGTTCGCATCGACGGTGTGCAGCATGAGTTCTCGACGATCGACGGCGTCGTCGAGGACGTCGTCGACTTCATCCTCAATCTCAAGCAGGTGGTGCTTCGCATGGACGTGGACGAGCCGCAGACGCTCTACCTGTCCGCCCGCGGCAAGACCGAGGCGACCGCGGCAGCCCTCAAGGCACCGGCGGGGGTCGAGGTCGTGAACGGCGACCTCCACCTCGCGAGCCTTTCGAGCAACGGCAAGCTGGAGGTCGAGCTGACCGCCGAGCGCGGGGTCGGGTACCGCAGTGCCGAACGCAACAAGCGCAGCGACACCATCGGCGTGATGCCGATCGACTCGATCTTCTCGCCGGTCCGCAGGGTCGCATACAAGGTCGACAGCACCCAGGTCGGTCAGATGACGAACTTCGACAAGCTGATCCTCGACGTCGAGACGGACGGGTCGCTCTCCCCGAGCGAAGCCGTCTCGTCGGCCGGGAAGACGCTTCGTGAGCTGCTCGGCCTCTTCGCCGACATCGACGAAGGCGTCGGCCTCGAGCTCGGCGACGTGGTGGCGGCCGAGTCGTCCTCGCCCGACCTCGACCTCCCGATCGAGGCGCTCGACCTCTCCGAGAGGCCCCGCAACTGCCTGCGGAGGGCGCAGATCCACACGGTCGGCGAGCTGGTGCTCAAGACGGAGGACGACCTGCTCAACATCACGAACTTCGGGCAGAAGAGCCTCGAAGAGGTCACGGCGAAGCTCGACGAGCTCGGGTTGTCCCTTCGCTCCGCAATCGA
- the rpsD gene encoding 30S ribosomal protein S4: MARYIGPRTRKSRRARQLLDENKAKYFDRRPYPPGEHGRGRIRESQYQIQLQEKQKLRHIYGVLERQFRRYYHEAARQSGITGENLLRLLESRLDNVVYRAGLARTRPQARQLVNHGHFLVNGKRVDIPSYQVRQGVVITLRERSSELFPVQQAVDTIDRPSPEWLDVDESNRRVTVTTLPSRPQIDTQIQEQLVVELYSK; encoded by the coding sequence ATGGCGCGTTACATCGGTCCCCGTACCAGGAAGAGCCGCCGGGCCCGCCAACTCCTCGACGAGAACAAGGCGAAGTACTTCGACCGCCGCCCGTACCCACCGGGCGAGCACGGCCGGGGCAGGATCCGCGAGTCTCAGTACCAGATCCAGCTCCAGGAAAAGCAGAAGCTGCGCCACATCTACGGCGTGCTCGAGCGGCAGTTCCGGCGGTACTACCACGAGGCGGCCCGCCAGTCCGGCATCACGGGCGAGAACCTGCTCCGTCTGTTGGAGTCCCGCCTCGACAACGTCGTGTACCGGGCAGGCTTGGCGAGGACGAGGCCACAGGCCAGGCAGCTCGTCAACCACGGGCACTTCCTCGTGAACGGCAAACGGGTCGACATCCCGTCGTACCAAGTGCGTCAGGGCGTCGTCATCACGCTGCGAGAACGCTCGAGCGAGCTGTTCCCGGTCCAGCAGGCCGTCGACACGATCGACCGGCCGAGCCCCGAGTGGCTCGATGTCGACGAGTCGAACCGGAGGGTGACCGTGACGACTCTGCCGAGCCGTCCCCAGATCGACACCCAGATCCAGGAACAGCTCGTCGTCGAGCTGTATTCGAAGTAA